The proteins below are encoded in one region of Methanospirillum lacunae:
- a CDS encoding DNA-directed RNA polymerase subunit L: MNITVLELSEDKVKITLIGQGHTFMNALISEIQKDPTVDVANYVIEFQFSDPVLTVTTYDKKDPIAPIVAACNRLSASCNELLKDVEAVKK; encoded by the coding sequence ATGAATATAACCGTTCTTGAACTGAGTGAAGATAAGGTTAAAATTACCCTGATCGGTCAGGGGCATACGTTCATGAACGCCCTCATCAGTGAGATTCAGAAGGATCCAACTGTTGACGTAGCAAACTATGTCATTGAATTCCAATTCTCTGATCCGGTGCTTACCGTCACGACTTATGACAAAAAGGATCCGATTGCACCGATTGTCGCTGCATGTAATCGTCTCTCTGCTTCATGTAATGAACTTTTAAAAGACGTAGAAGCAGTAAAAAAATAA
- a CDS encoding translation initiation factor IF-2 subunit beta, whose protein sequence is MVDSYEALLHKAYEEVTEPSEDGERWSYPEPRITIEGKTTILENFTDIVSALRRDPDHLMKFFLGELGTAGKIDGNRIILNGKFEESMFSPLIKSYVDDYVICSECGKPDTKLFKDDRVLVIKCEACGSHRPVRKRKAKTEMATSSLEPGNIVEVNIESTSRRGDGVAKIGKYIVYVKGAKPGQKLKVRIAKISGSIIFTEQP, encoded by the coding sequence ATGGTCGATTCATATGAGGCCCTGTTACATAAGGCATACGAGGAGGTGACTGAGCCCTCCGAGGATGGTGAGCGTTGGTCATATCCCGAACCCCGAATTACAATCGAGGGCAAAACGACCATCCTTGAAAATTTCACCGATATTGTCAGTGCTCTCCGACGTGACCCTGATCATCTCATGAAGTTCTTCCTAGGCGAACTTGGTACAGCCGGAAAGATCGATGGGAACAGGATCATATTAAACGGAAAATTTGAGGAGTCAATGTTCAGCCCGCTCATCAAGAGTTATGTTGATGATTATGTCATCTGCTCTGAGTGTGGCAAACCTGATACAAAATTGTTCAAGGATGATCGAGTTCTGGTAATCAAATGTGAAGCCTGTGGAAGTCATCGGCCGGTCAGGAAACGCAAAGCGAAGACTGAAATGGCAACCAGTAGTCTTGAGCCTGGAAACATTGTTGAAGTCAATATCGAGTCTACCTCACGTCGTGGAGATGGAGTCGCTAAGATCGGTAAGTATATTGTGTATGTAAAAGGTGCAAAACCAGGTCAGAAACTAAAAGTCAGGATAGCAAAGATATCTGGATCGATTATATTTACAGAACAGCCATAA
- the mptA gene encoding GTP cyclohydrolase MptA: protein MIITKNAERAFVRELPDVQSTTPDVRINLTRVGVKNVKKMVEVSRPGKRPVIFISNFDIFVDLPGSLKGANLSRNFEVIDEVLQQAIEGEVKEIEELCSMVARKLLDKHEYADRTEVLMRSEFMVAGETPVTRTICQEVVKVFASAIAKRTFKDPIVRKSIGAEVTGMTACPCAQNIMQERAREVMEGLNIDTETIEKFFHEVPMATHNQRGRGFLSLETDDESHVPLDKIIKILKQSMSTPIFELLKRGDEGHVVLAAHKNPRFVEDCVREMARRVHAEFGDLPGDSVVTIAQDNEESIHQHDAFAERQATIAELSDEINGENS from the coding sequence ATGATCATAACAAAAAATGCAGAGCGGGCCTTTGTCAGGGAACTTCCCGATGTACAATCCACTACCCCGGACGTAAGAATTAATCTCACACGGGTGGGAGTTAAAAACGTCAAAAAGATGGTGGAGGTATCCCGTCCAGGAAAGCGCCCGGTCATATTTATATCAAACTTTGATATCTTTGTTGACCTGCCAGGAAGCCTTAAAGGAGCAAATCTATCACGTAATTTTGAAGTGATTGATGAAGTACTCCAGCAGGCAATTGAAGGAGAAGTCAAAGAGATCGAAGAACTGTGTAGTATGGTAGCCAGAAAACTTCTCGATAAACATGAGTACGCAGACAGAACAGAAGTCCTCATGCGAAGTGAGTTCATGGTTGCCGGCGAGACCCCGGTTACACGGACAATATGTCAGGAGGTTGTAAAGGTATTTGCCAGTGCAATAGCCAAGAGAACCTTTAAAGATCCTATTGTCCGTAAAAGTATCGGGGCTGAAGTTACCGGGATGACTGCCTGTCCCTGTGCCCAGAACATCATGCAGGAACGGGCACGGGAGGTCATGGAAGGGCTCAATATTGACACTGAAACTATTGAGAAGTTTTTCCATGAGGTCCCAATGGCTACTCACAATCAACGAGGAAGAGGATTCCTTTCTCTTGAGACTGATGATGAGAGCCATGTTCCACTCGATAAGATCATCAAGATATTAAAACAGTCAATGAGTACCCCCATCTTCGAACTTCTGAAACGGGGTGACGAGGGGCATGTGGTTCTTGCTGCACATAAAAACCCACGTTTTGTTGAAGACTGCGTAAGAGAGATGGCTCGTCGTGTTCACGCCGAGTTTGGTGACCTTCCAGGTGACTCGGTTGTGACAATAGCACAAGACAACGAAGAAAGTATTCATCAACACGATGCATTTGCCGAGCGGCAGGCTACAATTGCAGAGTTATCAGACGAGATCAATGGAGAAAACTCCTAA
- a CDS encoding HepT-like ribonuclease domain-containing protein — protein sequence MDNGLTPEQGKIISDIYQYLGDAKSISLQQTRQDRDHRNFYALSMVLFALANRLIDLGRETVYYRGYASPEEEIRNKVIFKRLSDYDVIDPATRQDLLMLVNFRNQCSHHFHEVTKEDLNEIIESLPRYEAYVTVIRNELNRTGMITRKQMILATGLILLVCIFVVIFLLG from the coding sequence ATGGATAACGGTCTCACTCCAGAACAGGGTAAAATCATATCAGATATCTATCAGTATCTTGGAGACGCCAAGAGTATCAGTCTTCAGCAGACACGCCAGGATCGGGATCATCGAAATTTTTATGCATTATCGATGGTGCTATTTGCTCTTGCAAATCGCCTGATTGATCTTGGAAGAGAGACTGTTTACTATCGGGGATATGCAAGTCCAGAAGAAGAGATACGAAATAAAGTAATCTTCAAACGTCTTTCAGATTATGATGTGATCGATCCGGCGACCCGTCAGGATCTTCTCATGCTTGTAAACTTTCGAAATCAGTGTTCACATCATTTCCATGAAGTAACAAAAGAAGATCTAAACGAGATTATTGAGTCACTTCCCAGGTATGAGGCTTATGTCACAGTAATACGAAATGAACTTAACCGGACGGGTATGATTACCCGAAAACAAATGATTCTTGCTACCGGGTTAATACTTCTGGTTTGTATCTTTGTTGTAATCTTTCTTTTAGGATGA